From Magnolia sinica isolate HGM2019 chromosome 13, MsV1, whole genome shotgun sequence, one genomic window encodes:
- the LOC131223282 gene encoding pentatricopeptide repeat-containing protein At3g22690-like: MPYLYFQPKVTPRTRIQWAPPPSSTHQKIIALLKHCSEIEELNQIHSQMIRTGLIQDTLLASQIIAFFTIPSAHFDVDYAQRIFDQVLHPNVFMWNSMIRGYTQNHAPKKALILYKQMLGRAFSPDNYTFPIVTKVCSHLRVLELGEMLHGQILKCGFESDMFIMSGIVNFYASCARIEVARKLFDEMPERDVVSWTTMVSGYAQSNHPEEAFLLFNEMRMEGVEPNKVTVMSLLSACGQLQALDRGQWIHSYILENNIECDMHVKNSLMNMYAKCGSMSTAVRIFRNMPTRNTVSWNVLISGYAQSGCSIEALALFREMEGSDIRPNEITMVSTLLACAQLGDLRKGKLLHAYIKERMIDCDIFVGNALINMYAKCGGLEEATRVFHEMPARDVFSWTAMITGYVHGSWFKEALALFQEMQLLRVEPNEVTLVGLLSACSQLGALDQGKWIHTYIEGNNVKQDVCLGNALVDMYAKCGCIKTALRVFHSMPHRDTFSWNAIIGSLAMHGHGREALDLFSQMQRMGDMRPDGVTLLAVLSACTHSGMVHEGYSYFNSMSSLYGITPRIEHYGCMVDLLSRAGLVEEANDFIEKMPLEPNPVIWGSLLAACRVHCKASLGEKVARRILELAPDDEGAHILLSNIYAEAGRWDDVREVRTLMGDRGIEKSPGFSSIEVDGIVREFFVGDVLVHEHDQIYLVLDGLTLQLKQAIHETSPSFISW, from the coding sequence ATGCCCTATCTCTATTTTCAACCCAAAGTAACACCCAGAACCAgaatacaatgggccccaccaccatcaTCAACCCATCAGAAGATCATCGCCCTTCTCAAACACTGCTCCGAAATAGAGGAATTGAATCAAATCCACTCCCAAATGATCAGAACTGGGCTAATCCAAGACACCCTTTTGGCGAGCCAAATCATTGCTTTCTTCACCATTCCTTCTGCCCATTTCGACGTGGACTATGCACAACGTATTTTTGATCAAGTTCTCCACCCGAACGTGTTCATGTGGAACTCCATGATCAGGGGTTACACACAAAATCATGCCCCCAAAAAGGCGCTTATCCTCTATAAACAGATGCTCGGCAGAGCATTTTCTCCTGATAATTACACTTTCCCTATTGTAACAAAAGTTTGTTCTCATCTTCGAGTGCTTGAGTTGGGCGAAATGCTTCATGGGCAGATTTTAAAATGTGGGTTTGAATCGGATATGTTTATTATGTCCGGAATTGTCAATTTCTATGCAAGTTGTGCAAGAATTGAAGTCGCAAGAAAGctctttgatgaaatgcctgaaagaGATGTGGTTTCATGGACAACAATGGTATCTGGCTATGCGCAGTCGAACCATCCCGAGGAGGCCTTCCTCTTGTTTAATGAGATGAGAATGGAAGGTGTTGAGCCAAACAAGGTCACTGTCATGAGCCTGCTCTCAGCCTGCGGGCAGCTGCAAGCTCTCGACAGAGGCCAGTGGATTCACTCGTACATTTTAGAAAATAACATAGAGTGTGATATGCATGTCAAAAATTCACTCATGAACATGTATGCTAAGTGCGGAAGTATGTCAACCGCGGTCAGGATTTTTAGGAACATGCCCACAAGAAATACAGTCTCATGGAATGTTTTGATCAGTGGGTATGCTCAAAGTGGCTGCTCTATCGAGGCTCTGGCACTGTTTCGGGAAATGGAGGGCTCGGATATAAGACCAAATGAGATTACGATGGTAAGCACATTGTTGGCATGTGCACAACTAGGTGATCTTCGAAAGGGAAAGCTTCTTCATGCTTATATTAAGGAACGAATGATTGACTGTGACATCTTTGTCGGAAATGCTTTGATCAACATGTATGCAAAGTGTGGAGGTCTAGAGGAAGCTACACGCGTGTTTCATGAAATGCCTGCAAGAGATGTTTTCTCGTGGACAGCTATGATAACTGGCTATGTTCACGGAAGCTGGTTCAAAGAGGCCTTGGCCCTTTTTCAAGAGATGCAGCTTTTGAGAGTTGAACCTAATGAAGTGACTCTGGTGGGCTTGTTATCAGCTTGTTCACAGCTGGGGGCCTTGGATCAAGGAAAATGGATTCATACTTACATAGAAGGAAACAATGTGAAACAAGATGTATGCCTAGGAAATGCACTGGTCGATATGTATGCCAAGTGTGGGTGCATCAAAACTGCATTACGGGTATTCCACAGCATGCCTCATCGAGATACATTTTCATGGAATGCGATCATTGGAAGCCTTGCCATGCATGGACATGGAAGAGAAGCCCTTGATCTCTTCAGCCAAATGCAAAGGATGGGTGACATGAGACCTGATGGTGTCACTCTTTTGGCAGTTCTTTCTGCATGTACCCATTCAGGCATGGTTCATGAAGGGTACAGTTACTTCAATTCCATGTCTAGCTTGTATGGTATCACCCCAAGGATTGAGCACTATGGATGTATGGTGGACCTCCTCAGCAGAGCAGGTCTTGTGGAAGAAGCAAATGATTTCATTGAGAAAATGCCATTGGAACCTAATCCTGTTATCTGGGGGTCTCTCCTCGCTGCCTGTCGAGTGCATTGTAAGGCCAGCCTTGGAGAGAAAGTTGCACGGCGCATTCTTGAGCTAGCACCTGATGATGAGGGAGCACATATTCTCCTCTCTAATATATATGCTGAAGCAGGTAGATGGGATGATGTTAGAGAAGTGAGAACCCTGATGGGTGATAGGGGAATAGAAAAATCCCCAGGATTTAGTTCGATTGAAGTTGACGGCATTGTTCGTGAATTCTTTGTCGGTGATGTACTGGTCCATGAACATGATCAGATCTATTTGGTTTTGGATGGCCTCACACTTCAGTTAAAGCAGGCCATTCATGAGACCAGTCCAAGCTTCATTTCATGGTAA
- the LOC131223281 gene encoding uncharacterized protein LOC131223281, protein MATKFSFTEEEMAIDEGLGYPRAYEKLCRNPHLFNSFNQGPPFTYIPYVLPNQEALRARDLKQLFPIVDPEKKPLANPRNYANLLWKQLNHLGNAGFDPARFRVDIYGNVLYSHADLGSPLAWEIDHWFPISRGGRTVPSNLRILQWQVCKKKQNKLEFLIPWWDLQLGISVNQFLSIFASKNSDFRNRAFSWLFSEGENEELNELQAVESHIFPQHFVEAEQEVGLAPAAIVLSRRDFDSSPLKSVDLNRPLRLSSPAIAMRKFSVEEEAHCKAIQQFRSTISKENENSDMGCNEYAAIVMARDSLKQREETEKKQAEIHKLENELNELKQRNESERLSIQDLETVLIKRRRRVEKCRRLSESQSSYRALLEKMIRDAMHQNVVYKEQIRLNQVAASALMARLEAQKAICDSSEKDLHRKFKQRDDLESQTRPYSEHARKRSRTDDALFEERYEKTTQLLLRGTETGKKKALQKELRLFLEEEQKASEAGISLDEEREQQEEEDGERKEALAISTANGGRPREDLSLVVPEDETELDDELQKLAIKDRNDTKTNEEEMISLVTESLIKEENEEYRKKIGKGNVDKWLQMLLEDSQEGSPYSGSPEITNRPPEDKPAEIVRKVKLIKHPQEEIKILRLEAPQPNQKDAEVCLNKKETSSSKSKHNEVQVEERKGKTVRKVKLIKHPQEEIKILRLNAPQPNRKDAEVGLNQKETSGSDSKRNEAQVEERDCEKRIESSIMFEKNPNPEMGSGYKGLGSSTSFEGKDRGERNGKERGLARCESARVFRPSSPSMILRRGVDCMGKKPMVMGDDDDDQSLVMGHNKFIKTSIKTCTQAIKKAMNK, encoded by the exons ATGGCTACCAAATTCTCATTTACAGAAGAAGAGATGGCAATTGACGAAGGCCTCGGATACCCGAGAGCTTATGAGAAGCTCTGCCGGAATCCCCATCTCTTCAATTCCTTCAACCAAGGCCCTCCTTTCACTTACATTCCTTATGTCTTGCCAAATCAAGAA gcttTGAGGGCAAGGGATTTGAAGCAGTTATTCCCCATCGTTGACCCAGAGAAAAAACCTTTGGCCAATCCAAGGAATTATGCCAATCTCTTATGGAAGCAGCTTAACCATCTCGG GAATGCCGGCTTCGATCCTGCAAGGTTCCGAGTGGACATATATGGCAACGTTCTTTACTCCCATGCCGATTTGGGTTCTCCCCTTGCTTGGGAGATTGATCACTGGTTTCCAATTTCTA GAGGAGGAAGGACAGTTCCTAGCAATCTGAGGATATTACAGTGGCAAGTGTGCAAAAAGAAGCAGAACAAGCTGGAATTTCTCATTCCATGGTGGGACCTGCAACTGGGTATCTCTGTAAATCAGTTCCTTTCCATATTTGCATCTAAAAATTCTGATTTCAG GAATAGAGCATTTTCATGGCTGTTCTCTGAAGgtgaaaatgaagaattgaatGAATTGCAGGCTGTGGAGTCTCATATTTTTCCTCAGCATTTCGTTGAGGCAGAACAAGAAGTAGGCCTCGCTCCAGCCGCCATTGTTTTATCTCGCAGAGATTTCGATTCATCACCTCTGAAGTCTGTTGATCTCAATCGGCCTTTAAGGCTGAGCTCCCCTGCAATTG CTATGAGGAAATTCTCGGTTGAAGAAGAAGCCCACTGCAAAGCAATTCAGCAATTCAGATCAAccatttcaaaagaaaatgaaaattctgACATGGGCTGCAATGAATATGCGGCCATTGTCATGGCAAGAGATTCACTGAAGCAAAGAGAAGAAACTGAAAAGAAGCAAGCGGAGATACACAAACTGGAGAATGAATTGAATGAGCTAAAGCAGAGAAATGAATCAGAAAGGCtgtccatccaagacttggaaacTGTGCTTATAAAGCGCAGGAGAAGAGTTGAGAAATGCAGGCGGTTATCGGAGTCTCAGTCTTCTTATAGGGCTTTACTAGAGAAGATGATTCGAGACGCCATGCACCA GAATGTTGTTTACAAGGAGCAGATTAGATTGAACCAGGTGGCCGCCAGCGCTCTCATGGCAAGATTAGAAGCCCAGAAAGCAATCTGTGACTCCTCGGAGAAAGATCTCCACAGGAAGTTCAAACAAAGAGATGATCTCGAGAGTCAGACGAGGCCATACTCGGAGCATGCGCGGAAAAGATCCCGAACTGATGATGCTCTGTTTGAAGAACGATATGAGAAAACCACTCAGCTATTGTTGCGAGGAACTGAGACAGGGAAAAAGAAGGCTTTGCAGAAGGAACTGAGATTGTTCTTAGAGGAAGAACAGAAGGCATCTGAAGCTGGCATCTCTCTTGATGAAGAGAGAgaacaacaagaagaagaagacggggAAAGAAAGGAAGCTTTGGCCATCAGCACCGCTAATGGAGGGAGGCCCAGAGAAGATTTGTCCTTGGTTGTTCCAGAGGATGAGACGGAACTCGATGATGAACTCCAGAAGTTAGCAATCAAAGACCGGAATGACACGAAGACTAATGAAGAGGAGATGATAAGTTTGGTTACCGAAAGcctgataaaagaagaaaatgaagaatacagaaaGAAGATTGGGAAGGGAAATGTCGACAAATGGCTTCAGATGCTATTGGAGGACAGCCAAGAAGGCAGCCCATACTCAGGCTCACCTGAGATCACAAACAGGCCACCAGAGGACAAGCCCGCCGAAATAGTCCGGAAGGTGAAGCTTATTAAACACCCACAAGAGGAGATTAAGATTTTAAGACTCGAGGCCCCACAACCCAATCAGAAGGATGCTGAAGTGTGTCTTAATAAAAAGGAAACTAGCAGTTCAAAATCCAAGCATAATGAAGTTCAAGTTGAGGAGAGAAAAGGCAAAACAGTCCGGAAGGTGAAGCTTATTAAACACCCACAAGAGGAGATTAAGATTTTAAGATTGAACGCCCCACAACCCAATCGGAAGGATGCTGAAGTGGGTcttaatcaaaaggaaactagcGGTTCAGACTCCAAGCGCAATGAAGCACAAGTTGAGGAGAGAGACTGCGAGAAGAGAATAGAAAGTAGtataatgtttgagaaaaatcccAATCCTGAGATGGGTAGTGGTTATAAAGGTCTTGGAAGTAGTACGAGTTTTGAAGGGAAGGATAGAGGAGAGAGGAATGGGAAAGAGAGGGGGCTTGCGAGGTGTGAGAGTGCAAGGGTTTTCCGGCCATCATCCCCATCAATGATTTTGAGGAGAGGTGTGGATTGCATGGGGAAGAAGCCAATGGTAatgggtgatgatgatgatgatcagagTCTTGTGATGGGACATAACAAGTTCATCAAGACGTCCATCAAGACATGCACCCAAGCTATCAAGAAAGCAATGAATAAATGA